The sequence CAATAATTGTTATTCCTTTTGGCCATGTCAATTGCTTCAATAACGAGAAAAACTCCTTCATCGATCCTTTACTTTGTACTTCACTCCCCATTACATAACCTTCTTTCTCTCTATCGTCCGAAGCCACAAATCCACTTCTTTCGGTGATTGTAAAATTAGCGTATCCACATTCATTTTACTAAGCATTTCCAGCACGCCTGGCCGCTTTTTCTTTGGATACGTCCATATGAATTTAGCAAACTCCCAATCGATTTTTTCATTACAGCCTTCCGCCATATCAGGACGTGTTGCGCCTTTATATGTCCAAACCCTTTTCAACACTCTTGACAAGCAGAGCCAATTCGGGAAATCGAGAAAAATAATCAAGTCAGCATATCTCGAACGCATCTCAATCGTCGAATTAAAATTCCCATCGATAATCCATGCAGGCTCTTCTAGTGCCATTTGTAGCTTCTCCTTGAATTCCGATTTCGGAGTCGGTACCCATCCTTCATTCCAATAAACTGCGTCTAGATGAAGGACAGGTAAATCGAGAATTTCCGCCAGTTTAATGGAAAGTGTTGACTTGCCTGCTCCACTGCACCCAATTAGAAGAATCCTTTTATACTCATTCATGTTCTTCGTCCTTAATGCGCTGCAGTATTTCGCCGATTGCTAGCCAATCCGCGTCGAGATTCGGTCTGTGAGATGGCCGATAAAAGATCGATGCCGGATGAAAGGTAGGGACAATTCGATGATGCTGTTCGGTCCACTCAAATACTTTATCATCGAGTCCACGTAAGTACTGCACAGGTCTTTCCAACAATTGACCATGCAGTTCTGTTACTTTTGCATCCTTGCCGACTAGCCGTTGCAAACCGACATTGCCAAGAGTGACAATTAGTTTCGGTTTAATGTTGGCGATTTCATAATCTAATACGGGAGCATGCGCTAAAATCTCTAGACGTGTCGGTGGTCGATTGTATTTGCGCGTCGTCAGCGTGCCGTCACGTTCACGCTTTTCGCCCCAGCGGTACGGTCTACTCCGCACAGCACTCGTAATATAGACATCTTCACGTGACAAACCAATGGTCGCGAGCGACTTCATCAATTCTTTCCCTGCGCGTCCGATGAAAGGAATACCGTCGACCAATTCAAATTCCCCCGGTGCTTCGCCAATCAGCATCAGTTCGGGATTTTCCGGTCCTTCACCATAGATGAAGCCTTCCACAGGAAATCCTTCAATGCGTTCCTTACCGAGTTGCGCCATCATTTCAGGTATCCGAAACATCGACTCACCCCTTTCACCCTTGTAATATATTTATCGTTTCATCCAAAAACGGTTTTCCGTCTCCCCGCTTGATTTTTTCAATGCCCGCTTCTATACGATCATATCGACATGCGCGGATAAGTGCGAATAAGTGAGGGACCGCTTCCTGTTCGCGATTAGACAAAGGCCTTTCTGCACTGTACGCCCTTATGTATGCTGTATAGCGCTCGTCGGGCGTTTCAGGTCCCTCATAGTCATAATGCCATGCCAAATAGATGGCGATTGCAATGCATTCATTGACAAGCACTTCATCGCCCGCGATATCGTAATCGAAGACCGCAGTCATTTTATGCTGTTGGAATAACATATTATAAGGTGCAAAATCACCTTGGACAGGTCCTAGGGGAAGCTTACCCCAAAATGTATGCAAAATAGATCTTCTTGCTTCATATAATTCCTTGATGGCGATCATTTCTTTTACGTGCTGGTCATGTTCTTTGAGAGTACGCATCAAGTCCAAAAAACAAAGTTCATTTTCATCATA is a genomic window of Sporosarcina oncorhynchi containing:
- a CDS encoding adenylate kinase, giving the protein MNEYKRILLIGCSGAGKSTLSIKLAEILDLPVLHLDAVYWNEGWVPTPKSEFKEKLQMALEEPAWIIDGNFNSTIEMRSRYADLIIFLDFPNWLCLSRVLKRVWTYKGATRPDMAEGCNEKIDWEFAKFIWTYPKKKRPGVLEMLSKMNVDTLILQSPKEVDLWLRTIERKKVM
- a CDS encoding phosphotransferase enzyme family protein, translating into MIEEVLQQYFSNPPTATEVLRDQDRLVAEVTVDGKQYYVKGGKQSLVYIEKTITLTHLMREANLPFITPVQTLDGKYYVKHGQMHFILEQKGVGEEVKCLRMLHIEEIGRMLAKQHLVSENTAMRFGTGTSWGMFGGNATDALGDYDENELCFLDLMRTLKEHDQHVKEMIAIKELYEARRSILHTFWGKLPLGPVQGDFAPYNMLFQQHKMTAVFDYDIAGDEVLVNECIAIAIYLAWHYDYEGPETPDERYTAYIRAYSAERPLSNREQEAVPHLFALIRACRYDRIEAGIEKIKRGDGKPFLDETINILQG
- a CDS encoding uracil-DNA glycosylase; the protein is MFRIPEMMAQLGKERIEGFPVEGFIYGEGPENPELMLIGEAPGEFELVDGIPFIGRAGKELMKSLATIGLSREDVYITSAVRSRPYRWGEKRERDGTLTTRKYNRPPTRLEILAHAPVLDYEIANIKPKLIVTLGNVGLQRLVGKDAKVTELHGQLLERPVQYLRGLDDKVFEWTEQHHRIVPTFHPASIFYRPSHRPNLDADWLAIGEILQRIKDEEHE